The following are encoded together in the Hydrogenobacter hydrogenophilus genome:
- a CDS encoding YgjP-like metallopeptidase domain-containing protein → MRVEDFIKAVEEAGFKFITDNITNDKPEVILNTHALHIFLPKDGSISLEDFIKEQGEKLLQVVTKLREYKEEAKRVPLYEHENLREIIESYIEEFSKTLGVKPGGISITRMGKSWIRCVDNFFIFSEFLKYLPEELIRHVVACGMCYLAVKNNGPELQSLLKKLDPDAERHIHMIKVYRVAIEKKERL, encoded by the coding sequence ATGAGAGTTGAGGACTTTATAAAAGCAGTAGAAGAAGCTGGGTTTAAGTTTATAACTGATAACATCACTAACGATAAGCCTGAGGTGATCTTAAATACCCATGCTCTTCATATCTTCCTACCCAAGGACGGATCTATTAGCCTTGAAGACTTTATAAAGGAGCAAGGAGAGAAGCTTTTGCAAGTGGTCACGAAGCTAAGGGAGTATAAAGAGGAAGCAAAGCGTGTGCCACTATACGAACACGAAAACTTAAGGGAGATAATTGAATCCTATATAGAAGAGTTTTCTAAGACCTTAGGCGTCAAGCCTGGTGGCATAAGCATAACGCGTATGGGAAAGAGTTGGATTAGGTGTGTAGATAACTTTTTTATATTCAGTGAATTCCTAAAATACCTACCAGAGGAGCTCATAAGACACGTAGTAGCTTGCGGGATGTGCTATCTTGCGGTAAAGAACAACGGACCTGAGCTTCAGTCGCTCCTTAAGAAGCTGGACCCTGATGCAGAACGCCACATACATATGATCAAAGTGTACAGAGTAGCT